The following proteins are co-located in the Bdellovibrio sp. ArHS genome:
- a CDS encoding cysteine desulfurase, which translates to MSQLEQVFSAVRNEFPALTQKVHGKSLVYLDSGATTLKPQAVIDRITHFYSFETSNVHRGAHYLGDVATQAFEAARNSVAQFLNARMSEEIVFVRGTTEGVNLVAHSWGMTNLKEGDEILITVMEHHGNIVPWQMVAEKVGAKVLAVDILDNGELNVEDFKKKLSTKTKMVAFTGCSNVLGTNNDMKLLTKLAHEAGAKVLIDGAQVVSQAKVDVQDIDCDFFVFSAHKVFGPFGMGVVYGKKEILDGMSPYQGGGSMIAKVTVEKTTYNDVPFRFEAGTPHIEGAVGLHAAIDFVNRIGLEKIHSYEMDLLAYATEKLLAVPDVKIFGTAANKGPILSFNIKGAHHSDIGQILDQEGVAVRAGHHCTQPLMARLGVPGTVRASFSVYNNHQDIDALVKAVAKAREMLL; encoded by the coding sequence ATGAGTCAATTAGAACAGGTCTTTTCGGCAGTTAGAAATGAATTTCCGGCACTTACTCAAAAAGTGCACGGGAAAAGTCTGGTGTATTTGGACAGTGGTGCCACCACGTTGAAGCCGCAGGCCGTGATCGATCGTATTACTCATTTTTACTCTTTTGAGACATCGAACGTGCATAGGGGTGCCCATTACTTAGGTGATGTTGCGACTCAAGCTTTCGAAGCGGCTCGTAATAGTGTGGCGCAGTTTTTAAATGCTCGTATGTCTGAAGAAATTGTTTTCGTGCGGGGAACCACGGAAGGTGTCAACCTTGTGGCACACTCGTGGGGAATGACAAATCTGAAAGAGGGCGACGAGATCCTAATTACTGTGATGGAGCATCACGGGAATATCGTTCCTTGGCAAATGGTCGCTGAAAAAGTCGGTGCAAAAGTACTGGCCGTGGACATTTTGGATAATGGTGAGCTGAACGTCGAAGACTTTAAAAAGAAACTTTCTACCAAGACAAAAATGGTGGCCTTCACTGGTTGCTCAAATGTTTTAGGCACGAACAATGATATGAAACTTTTGACCAAGCTCGCTCACGAAGCGGGCGCAAAGGTTCTTATTGATGGTGCGCAGGTTGTTTCTCAGGCAAAAGTCGATGTTCAGGATATCGATTGTGATTTCTTTGTCTTCTCGGCCCATAAGGTTTTTGGTCCCTTTGGGATGGGGGTCGTTTACGGCAAAAAAGAGATTCTGGACGGAATGTCGCCCTATCAAGGTGGCGGCAGCATGATTGCCAAAGTCACGGTTGAGAAAACCACCTACAACGATGTGCCTTTCCGTTTTGAGGCGGGAACACCGCATATCGAAGGTGCCGTTGGCTTGCACGCGGCAATTGATTTCGTAAACCGAATCGGGCTTGAAAAAATCCACAGCTATGAAATGGATTTACTAGCATATGCGACCGAAAAGCTGTTAGCAGTTCCGGATGTGAAAATCTTCGGAACAGCCGCAAATAAAGGTCCTATTCTATCGTTTAATATAAAAGGGGCTCACCATTCTGATATCGGGCAAATTCTGGATCAGGAAGGCGTTGCCGTTCGCGCGGGCCACCATTGCACTCAGCCTCTGATGGCTAGACTAGGCGTGCCTGGAACAGTCCGCGCTTCTTTTTCCGTGTATAATAATCATCAAGACATTGATGCCTTAGTAAAAGCCGTGGCGAAAGCCCGGGAGATGTTGTTATGA
- the sufD gene encoding Fe-S cluster assembly protein SufD — MNLLSTYEKFSQTQPAEGALASFRQAGFDYASHKGLPTRKDEEWHYTSVKVLGETNYTSSAVNPFAPSHDTAVAIKKCLNPEFINIVFFNGVLDKTLTEELPSGFSLRELSEYPTQFDDTFDALNGAYLAKPFVLSLAKETSVEKPVNFVFFTSTEGGSALMVHPRISLHVGARSSVKILESYHGSSTSYFVNSVMDLHVGESAKVIYVRLQGEGESAVNIGRTRLTVEKNANVESLAFATGAMLSRHSLDVTLTGQGSSTEILGVYAVSGKQHVDNTSLINHQVGECHTNQLYKGILDGESRSVFSGKVLIQKGAQKADSAQLNNNLLLSSKAEADSKPGLEVYADDVKAAHGSTVGQLNREELFYLQSRAIPKAKAIPMLSYGFLSEVIYKISDDSIQKWLTRHLDEAFTRLHVNG; from the coding sequence ATGAATTTGCTTTCAACCTATGAAAAATTCAGTCAGACACAGCCTGCAGAAGGGGCCTTGGCTTCTTTTCGTCAGGCCGGTTTTGACTATGCTTCTCACAAGGGGCTACCGACTCGTAAAGATGAAGAGTGGCACTATACCAGTGTAAAAGTCCTCGGGGAAACAAACTACACATCAAGTGCTGTGAATCCTTTTGCGCCCAGCCATGATACGGCTGTGGCGATTAAGAAGTGTTTGAACCCTGAATTCATTAACATTGTTTTCTTTAATGGTGTTTTGGATAAGACCTTAACCGAAGAATTGCCTTCGGGATTTTCTTTGCGTGAGCTTTCAGAGTATCCGACACAGTTTGATGATACTTTTGATGCTTTAAATGGCGCCTATCTGGCGAAACCTTTCGTTCTTTCCTTGGCGAAAGAAACCTCTGTGGAAAAACCTGTGAATTTCGTGTTTTTCACTTCCACAGAGGGCGGTAGCGCCCTGATGGTTCATCCTCGTATTTCATTGCATGTGGGCGCACGCTCTTCCGTTAAAATTTTGGAGAGCTACCACGGATCATCCACTTCTTACTTCGTGAATTCCGTGATGGATCTTCACGTGGGTGAAAGTGCGAAGGTTATTTATGTGCGTTTGCAAGGGGAAGGCGAGTCTGCCGTTAATATCGGTCGCACACGCCTCACGGTTGAAAAGAACGCGAATGTTGAAAGTCTGGCTTTTGCAACCGGAGCAATGTTGTCTCGTCATTCCTTGGATGTGACTTTGACGGGTCAGGGTTCTTCCACCGAGATCTTGGGTGTTTATGCGGTTAGCGGTAAGCAACACGTCGATAACACCTCTTTAATCAACCACCAGGTTGGCGAATGCCATACGAATCAGCTTTACAAAGGTATTTTGGACGGCGAATCCCGTTCCGTATTCAGTGGAAAAGTTCTGATTCAAAAAGGGGCTCAGAAAGCGGACTCGGCTCAACTTAACAATAATCTGTTATTAAGTTCTAAGGCGGAAGCCGATAGCAAGCCGGGGCTTGAAGTTTATGCGGACGACGTTAAAGCGGCGCATGGTTCAACAGTTGGTCAATTAAATCGCGAAGAGCTTTTCTATTTGCAATCACGCGCGATTCCCAAAGCGAAAGCCATCCCCATGTTGAGTTATGGGTTTCTTTCGGAAGTAATTTATAAAATCTCTGACGACAGCATTCAAAAATGGCTGACTCGTCATTTGGATGAGGCGTTCACACGTCTTCATGTTAACGGGTAG
- the sufC gene encoding Fe-S cluster assembly ATPase SufC yields MLEIKNLHARVEEKEILKGLNLTIKPGEVHAIMGPNGSGKSTLSKVLAGHPAYEVTGGEVKYEVNFQMKNLLELEPDERAKEGIFLAFQYPIEVPGVSNFTFLHTSFNSILQHQGSEPMPEGEFREFLVQKLKLVGMKPEYLDRPVNTGFSGGEKKKNEILQMAVLSPRLALLDETDSGLDIDALRIVSEGVNKLRRKDNAIVMVTHYQRLLDYIKPDYVHVLLGGKIVETGDSSLALKLEDKGYDWLT; encoded by the coding sequence ATGTTAGAAATTAAAAACCTCCACGCACGTGTTGAAGAAAAAGAAATTCTTAAAGGTCTGAACCTGACCATCAAGCCGGGTGAAGTCCATGCGATCATGGGACCGAATGGTTCCGGCAAATCAACTTTATCTAAAGTCCTTGCCGGACATCCGGCCTATGAAGTGACTGGCGGCGAAGTAAAGTATGAAGTGAACTTTCAGATGAAGAATCTTCTTGAGCTAGAGCCAGATGAACGAGCGAAAGAGGGGATCTTCTTAGCATTCCAATATCCCATCGAAGTTCCGGGTGTCTCTAACTTCACTTTCCTGCACACGTCTTTCAATTCGATTTTGCAGCACCAAGGTTCAGAGCCTATGCCGGAAGGGGAGTTCCGTGAATTCCTGGTTCAGAAATTAAAACTTGTCGGCATGAAACCCGAGTATCTGGATCGTCCGGTGAACACGGGATTTTCTGGTGGCGAAAAGAAGAAAAATGAAATTCTGCAAATGGCAGTTCTTTCGCCGCGCCTAGCGCTTTTGGATGAAACGGATTCCGGTCTTGATATCGATGCTCTTCGCATCGTTTCTGAGGGTGTGAATAAGTTGCGTCGCAAAGACAACGCGATCGTAATGGTGACGCACTATCAAAGACTTTTGGACTATATCAAACCGGACTATGTTCACGTCTTGTTGGGTGGAAAAATCGTTGAAACAGGCGACAGCTCTTTGGCTTTGAAGCTTGAAGATAAAGGGTACGACTGGTTGACGTAG
- the sufB gene encoding Fe-S cluster assembly protein SufB, with product MDNKSSNNPLESYEYKYGFTTDIETDDVQKGLNEDIIRLISQKKNEPEWMLEYRLKAFRHWLTMVEPTWAHVSYPKIDFQDIRYYSAPKKQAEADKPKSLDDLDPELIKTFEKLGIPLSEQKRISGIAVDVVFDSVSVGTTHTEVLDKAGVIFCSISEAVQKHPELVKKYLGSVVPYADNFYAALNAAVFTDGSFCYIPKGVRCPIDLSTYFRINAKDTGQFERTLLICDEGGYVNYLEGCTAPQRDENQLHAAVVELIALDDAEIKYSTVQNWYTGDKEGRGGIYNFVTKRGKAAGKRSKISWTQVESGSAITWKYPSCILQGDYSEGAFYSVALTHDLMQADTGTKMIHIGKNTKSTIISKGISTDKSSNAYRGQVKIMPSAENARNYSQCDSMLVGDKCSASTYPYIEVKNKSAMIEHEATTSRISEDQIFYLQSRGLDMEKTISMLVNGFCKEVFKELPLEFAVEAVKLIEMKLENSVG from the coding sequence ATGGACAATAAATCCTCCAACAACCCTCTAGAGTCCTACGAATATAAATACGGTTTTACGACCGACATTGAAACCGACGACGTACAAAAAGGTTTGAATGAAGACATCATTCGTCTGATCTCGCAAAAGAAAAACGAACCCGAATGGATGTTGGAATACCGACTTAAAGCGTTCCGCCATTGGCTTACAATGGTCGAGCCGACGTGGGCGCATGTTTCTTATCCTAAAATCGATTTCCAGGATATCCGTTATTATTCAGCACCGAAGAAGCAGGCGGAAGCAGACAAGCCCAAATCGTTGGATGACTTAGATCCTGAGTTGATCAAAACTTTTGAAAAGTTAGGCATTCCTTTATCAGAACAAAAACGGATTTCCGGAATTGCCGTGGATGTGGTTTTTGACTCTGTTTCTGTCGGCACAACACATACGGAAGTTTTGGATAAGGCCGGCGTGATTTTCTGCTCGATTTCAGAGGCGGTACAAAAGCACCCTGAACTTGTAAAAAAATATCTGGGATCTGTCGTTCCTTATGCGGATAACTTTTATGCCGCTTTGAATGCCGCCGTCTTCACGGATGGCTCTTTTTGTTACATCCCTAAGGGTGTTCGTTGCCCTATTGACCTTTCGACTTACTTCCGTATCAACGCCAAAGACACGGGTCAGTTTGAAAGAACTCTTTTGATCTGCGACGAAGGTGGTTACGTCAATTACCTTGAAGGTTGCACGGCCCCTCAGCGTGACGAAAATCAATTGCATGCGGCTGTTGTCGAGTTGATTGCTTTAGATGATGCGGAAATCAAATACTCCACGGTTCAGAACTGGTACACCGGCGATAAAGAAGGTCGCGGTGGCATCTACAATTTTGTGACCAAACGAGGGAAAGCGGCGGGAAAACGCTCTAAGATTTCTTGGACTCAGGTAGAGTCAGGTTCCGCCATCACGTGGAAGTATCCTTCTTGTATCTTGCAAGGGGATTATTCTGAGGGCGCATTCTATTCTGTCGCTTTGACTCACGACCTGATGCAGGCCGACACCGGTACGAAGATGATTCATATCGGTAAAAACACAAAAAGCACGATCATTTCCAAAGGTATTTCCACGGACAAGTCTTCAAACGCCTACCGTGGCCAAGTGAAAATCATGCCTTCTGCTGAAAATGCGCGAAACTATTCACAGTGTGATTCGATGCTTGTCGGGGATAAGTGCAGTGCCAGTACATACCCCTATATTGAAGTAAAAAATAAATCCGCCATGATTGAGCACGAAGCGACGACTTCACGAATCAGTGAAGACCAGATCTTCTATTTGCAGTCTCGTGGTTTGGATATGGAAAAGACAATTTCGATGCTCGTAAACGGTTTCTGCAAAGAGGTCTTTAAAGAATTGCCTCTGGAATTTGCCGTCGAAGCCGTGAAGTTGATTGAAATGAAATTGGAAAACAGCGTGGGTTAG
- a CDS encoding Rrf2 family transcriptional regulator, protein MNKINRKLEYALMALKYMSKKIPGELTSAKEVSDSFHTPFDATARVMQQMAQKGILRAEYGASGGYQITKDLSKVSIHDLVEIIEGPTALVKCLHKEAPCEIQGTCNIVSPITQLNHRLTEFYRSLSLKDLLVDKSSLAGKKSAEAEAHGQ, encoded by the coding sequence ATGAACAAGATCAACCGCAAACTCGAATACGCCCTCATGGCCCTGAAGTACATGAGCAAAAAAATTCCTGGCGAATTGACGTCCGCGAAAGAAGTTTCCGATTCTTTTCATACGCCTTTTGATGCGACAGCTCGAGTTATGCAGCAAATGGCACAAAAAGGAATTCTTCGCGCTGAATATGGTGCTAGCGGTGGTTACCAAATCACCAAAGACCTTTCCAAAGTGTCCATTCATGATCTTGTCGAGATCATTGAGGGTCCGACGGCACTTGTAAAATGCCTTCATAAAGAGGCGCCTTGCGAAATTCAAGGAACCTGCAACATTGTTTCACCCATCACTCAACTGAATCATCGTCTCACGGAATTCTATAGAAGCCTGAGCCTGAAAGATCTGCTTGTGGATAAATCATCATTGGCTGGCAAAAAGTCAGCGGAGGCTGAGGCGCATGGACAATAA
- the tolQ gene encoding protein TolQ yields the protein MSALFVNVAQAAPSVSVNTSSMDAIFQASPVVQLTLLILVLLSVFCWAIGFTKYQTFKKMNNSDELFLSKFWKVNSLDTLYEDIDQYNDSSIARVFKAAYLEMKKISESPLLAKTEGDKPILSGIDNLQRVLNKASENEISKLESRLTVLATTGSTGPFIGLFGTVWGIMGSFHKIGQTGTASLAVVAPGISEALIATAIGLAAAIPAVVLYNNFISRIRKQEIALNNFNADFLNIVKRNFFQGN from the coding sequence ATGTCCGCTCTATTTGTTAACGTAGCTCAGGCTGCACCCTCTGTGTCTGTGAACACAAGCTCCATGGATGCTATTTTTCAAGCAAGTCCTGTTGTGCAACTGACTTTATTAATTCTAGTTTTACTCTCAGTATTCTGCTGGGCCATCGGATTTACGAAATACCAAACCTTCAAGAAAATGAATAATTCTGACGAACTTTTCCTAAGTAAATTCTGGAAAGTAAATTCGCTGGACACACTTTATGAAGACATCGATCAGTACAACGACTCTTCTATCGCCCGTGTATTTAAGGCGGCCTACCTGGAAATGAAGAAAATCTCTGAGTCGCCTTTACTCGCCAAAACAGAGGGCGACAAACCTATTCTTTCCGGCATCGACAATCTTCAGCGTGTTTTGAATAAAGCCTCTGAAAACGAAATCTCGAAACTTGAGTCCCGCTTAACAGTCTTGGCAACGACGGGAAGTACCGGACCCTTTATCGGTCTTTTCGGAACTGTTTGGGGGATCATGGGGTCTTTCCATAAAATCGGCCAGACCGGGACTGCCAGTCTTGCTGTTGTTGCCCCAGGAATTTCAGAAGCCCTAATTGCCACGGCGATCGGTCTTGCCGCCGCGATCCCCGCAGTGGTTCTTTATAACAACTTTATTTCACGCATCCGCAAACAAGAAATTGCTTTAAACAACTTCAACGCGGACTTCCTGAACATCGTGAAGCGTAACTTCTTCCAAGGGAACTAA
- a CDS encoding biopolymer transporter ExbD produces the protein MSNGGGKAKSRATLSEINVTPLVDVMLVLLIMFMVTTPLMQQGIEVDLPKTSSSGVELNEEPFVLVIGPDQKMTVAKTKITMTELRPKLKAIFENKKNKQVYIQADRKVDYGFVAEAMAEVRAAGIFNIGLITVPKDQ, from the coding sequence ATGAGTAATGGAGGCGGCAAAGCAAAAAGCCGCGCAACATTAAGTGAGATCAATGTGACCCCTCTGGTGGACGTCATGCTGGTTCTCCTTATTATGTTCATGGTGACAACTCCGCTGATGCAACAGGGAATCGAAGTGGATCTTCCCAAGACATCCTCTTCGGGAGTGGAGCTGAATGAAGAGCCTTTTGTTTTGGTGATTGGCCCCGATCAAAAAATGACGGTGGCGAAGACAAAAATCACCATGACTGAGTTGCGACCCAAATTGAAAGCGATTTTCGAAAATAAAAAGAACAAACAAGTTTATATCCAGGCAGACCGCAAAGTGGATTATGGCTTCGTCGCGGAAGCTATGGCAGAAGTTCGTGCCGCCGGGATCTTTAACATAGGCCTTATCACGGTTCCCAAAGATCAGTGA
- a CDS encoding TonB family protein: MNYLEEDKQQDDQLSRGIGISIALHAFIISVFTLKAVFFTPEAIDFSQAIRVDMVGLPDKIEPKDMPAPAKEEARPALPDKEKAPEIPAEKPPEKVVEKKTAVAKPEPVKPVAKKDDGVNLEKVKSQQQNALEKLKAMAALEKIKNDVAEEKRKAAAGSGKSDSGGQKIKGNVLSPGTSLTGLTKLQHDTYASDLDRHIKANWALPEWLAKRDFKAQAVVFIDSRGNILGRKIVKSSGNPSYDEEVLATIDRSAPFPAPPEKFLAIVSVDGILIGFPE; the protein is encoded by the coding sequence GTGAATTATTTAGAAGAAGATAAACAGCAAGATGATCAACTTTCGCGCGGCATAGGAATTTCTATTGCCTTGCACGCGTTCATTATTTCAGTTTTCACACTGAAAGCTGTGTTTTTTACTCCTGAAGCTATCGACTTTTCTCAAGCTATTCGGGTCGATATGGTAGGGTTGCCGGATAAAATTGAGCCGAAGGATATGCCGGCTCCTGCAAAAGAAGAAGCTCGACCTGCGCTTCCTGATAAAGAAAAAGCCCCAGAAATTCCGGCAGAAAAACCGCCCGAAAAAGTTGTCGAAAAGAAGACAGCCGTCGCTAAGCCTGAACCTGTGAAGCCCGTGGCCAAAAAGGACGATGGCGTAAACCTTGAGAAGGTGAAATCTCAACAGCAAAATGCTCTTGAGAAATTGAAAGCCATGGCGGCTTTAGAAAAAATTAAGAACGACGTTGCAGAAGAAAAAAGAAAAGCCGCCGCCGGTTCGGGTAAATCGGATTCGGGTGGTCAGAAAATCAAAGGCAACGTGTTGTCACCTGGAACATCGCTGACAGGACTCACGAAACTTCAGCATGACACTTATGCGTCTGATTTAGATAGACATATTAAAGCCAATTGGGCCCTTCCAGAATGGCTGGCCAAACGCGACTTCAAAGCCCAAGCCGTGGTGTTTATTGATTCACGAGGAAATATTCTGGGAAGAAAAATTGTTAAAAGCAGTGGTAATCCCAGTTACGATGAGGAAGTATTAGCAACTATCGATCGATCGGCTCCGTTCCCTGCTCCTCCAGAGAAATTTTTGGCCATCGTATCCGTAGACGGAATTCTGATCGGATTCCCAGAATAG
- a CDS encoding PD40 domain-containing protein, which yields MIKQLLALLLVFGIFPLFAQAQTGGIYIKLGEARTKKSLLALPALQYFGSPSSGTKNQSVGVEIFNTITNDLTVSAYFQFISQSAFLEDTSKTGLTPAPGSPNGFKFQSWSAIGADFLIRAGYSIVGDELTLETYLYHVPRANLIAGKKYKGPVSSARRIAHTFSNDVLKALTGKEGPFLSKVVASSDRAGAQTKEIFVMDWDGANMDQVSSHRSISISPAWSPDGKKIAYTSYVKRVGAKFRNADMLLFDLTTGRRSLISYRQGINSGAAFSPDNRHIYLTISQGNSPDIYKMTLDGTLVGKITNGPSGAMNVEPTISNDGKLAFSSDRAGRPMIYTANGDGSAVKRITFAGVFNSSPSWSPDGSKIAFAGQSDDHFDIFVMNADGTGMIRLTSAKQPNGKWSSNEDPSFSPDGRFVMYTSNRTGKNQIYISTVDGTEERRVTTDNYNYYKPKWSRNIE from the coding sequence ATGATAAAGCAGCTTTTAGCCTTGCTCCTTGTTTTCGGCATTTTTCCTTTATTTGCTCAAGCCCAAACGGGTGGCATCTATATTAAATTGGGTGAAGCTCGTACCAAAAAAAGTCTGTTGGCTTTGCCGGCTTTGCAATACTTTGGATCACCCTCTTCAGGCACAAAAAATCAATCGGTCGGTGTAGAGATTTTTAATACCATCACCAATGATTTAACGGTTTCCGCGTACTTTCAGTTCATCAGTCAAAGTGCTTTTCTTGAGGACACCAGCAAAACCGGTCTGACACCGGCTCCTGGCTCGCCAAATGGTTTCAAATTTCAAAGCTGGTCTGCTATCGGCGCAGATTTTCTGATCCGCGCAGGATATTCCATCGTCGGAGATGAGCTGACACTAGAGACTTATCTGTATCACGTGCCTAGAGCCAATTTGATTGCGGGCAAAAAGTATAAAGGCCCGGTTTCCAGCGCTCGCCGAATTGCTCACACTTTTTCAAATGATGTGCTTAAGGCTTTGACCGGCAAAGAAGGTCCGTTCCTTTCCAAAGTCGTCGCGTCTTCTGATCGCGCTGGCGCCCAAACGAAAGAAATTTTCGTCATGGATTGGGATGGTGCAAATATGGATCAGGTCTCAAGCCATCGCAGTATCTCTATTTCTCCGGCTTGGTCTCCGGATGGAAAAAAGATCGCCTACACTTCTTACGTAAAGCGCGTGGGAGCAAAGTTTAGAAATGCCGACATGCTGCTTTTTGATCTTACAACCGGCCGTCGTTCTTTGATTTCGTACCGCCAAGGTATCAATTCTGGCGCGGCTTTTTCCCCCGACAACCGCCACATCTATCTGACGATTTCGCAAGGGAATAGTCCCGATATTTACAAAATGACTTTGGATGGAACTCTGGTCGGCAAAATCACCAACGGTCCTTCCGGAGCCATGAATGTCGAGCCTACTATTTCCAACGATGGCAAGCTGGCTTTTTCGTCTGATCGCGCGGGACGACCGATGATTTACACGGCCAATGGCGACGGTTCCGCTGTAAAACGCATTACTTTTGCTGGCGTATTTAATTCTTCACCAAGTTGGTCTCCAGATGGTTCTAAGATCGCCTTTGCCGGTCAAAGTGATGATCACTTTGATATCTTCGTGATGAATGCGGACGGAACAGGAATGATTCGTCTTACTTCCGCAAAGCAACCCAATGGCAAATGGTCCAGCAATGAAGACCCTTCATTTTCTCCGGATGGACGCTTTGTTATGTACACGAGCAATCGTACCGGGAAAAATCAGATTTATATTTCTACCGTGGACGGCACCGAAGAGCGCCGGGTGACCACAGACAACTACAACTACTACAAACCAAAGTGGTCACGTAACATTGAGTAA